The stretch of DNA GAAAGACAAGGATGGCTATAAATAGAATACGAATAAGGAGCGGCATTCGTAAAAAACTGATATAAACTCTGTTCGGCACATAGTTCACCTCCCTTGGATAGTATCTATTATTATCCAAAAATGCTCATCTCATTATAGGGCGATAGAAAGAGGCTGACTCCATTGAGCCAGCCTCCATAGCCATGAATCGTTACTGAGCATCTTCGACTCGATAACTTAACATGATATAAGCATATTTTGACTTTTTATTTCTGTCTTCCTCTGAAAGCTTTGGCAGACTGGAGTCATCGAAGGATCCTTGCTGCTCAGTTTCTTCTCGAATCGACCGCATCATTCGACCATGAGAGGTTTCCCATTCTCTGCCTGTAAGGGTAGGCAAACTAATCATTAAGTTTACTTGTTTATCAAAATCTGTTGTACCTTTTTTTAACTCGGATTGAAGGAGCTTCAAGCCTGGCTCAAGAAGTTTCATGATTTCCTCCATGACTGAATCATGGTGTTCTCTTAATAATGCTTCATCCAATTCAAATCTTTTTCCTGCAACCTTGGTTCTTTGATAGTATTTTTCAATTAAATTCCCCTGCTGCCGGGTCTCCACCAATTCTAGTAATCCTGCCTCCTCCAGCTTTTTTACATGATAATATAGCCGTGATTGTTTTTCATTTAATTCCTCGGCAATTTGACTGACGGTCACAGGTTTGCTAGCAATGTCAAGAATACTTCTTTTTCTAACATCTAACATCATTTTTGCAATTTCAATATCATCTATTTTTTTCACAAACGTACCTCCAAGATTAATTAACGGCCGCAGGCTGCTTTGCTTTTCGGACAGCGTCTGCGTCACTATGTTCCGAAAGGCTCCTATATCCCTTCAGTAATGGCATTAATATCGCAACAACGACCAGAAGGGCACCTGAGAATGCAGTACCATACAATACACCAATTTCTCTAGAAAGCCAACCGCCCACTAAAATTCCAACAATAGAGGAGGTGCTTGCTGTTATTCCTAATAAAGAGGAACCTCTTCCTCTAAAGGCAGCAGGTGTCACTTTTAAAAATAAACTGCTCAACGGGACATTTAAAAAGGCGTTTAATACACCTACCATTATACTCCAAATATAGACAGGCAGGAGGCCAAATTGTAAACGGAAGCTGTCAACAGGGATGATAACCACCATCCAAAGTCCAATTACAGCAGTACCTGCTAAAAAAATAGTACTTGGACTAATGCGCTTGAGTGCAAATGGTGCGGCAAAGCCTGCGCCGAATATAACACCAACCGCGGTAGCGGCTTCAATAAATCCGAAATGGAAGGCGGATACATGGAACTGATTGGTGAGAACGGCAATAAGGTTGGTGTTCAATATTCCGCATACAAGTGTTATAGGAATCAATAGGATAAGCAAAAAACGTAATGCAGGCATACCAATGACCTCTTTTACGCCCGAGCGTATTGACATGAAATAAGATTCTTTAACTGCATCTTTTGAATATGTCATTCTACCAAGATTTCGGAGTGTAAGGATGAAGATAGCTGACAGACCGAAGGTAACCGCATCAATGGCAAAAATAAAATTATAATTGTTTGTCATCATCAATAAGGCACCAACAGAAGGACCAATGATATCCATGGCCGCTCTTGTTGATTGTGACAGAGAGATGGCCTGCTGAATATTTTCTTCACCAACTAAGTCCGGTATGGATGAGGAGCGGGCAGGGTCAAAGAGGGCAGAACCAATTCCTTGAAGAGCGATAAGTAGGATCAGGGCTAAGGCGGAATGGTGGAAAGGAATCATTAAAAGTACGATGACCATCCGATATACATCGGCCCCGACCATTAACCATCTACGATTGTATTTATCAGCTAATGGGCCTAAGAAAATACCAAAAAAGGCCGTTGGCAGGAGCTGGGCAAAAATGACTAAACCAATCGCAAAGGGGTCCTTTGTTAAGGTAGCTACCAAATAGACAATGGCAATTCGTGTAAATCCATCGCCCAATTGTGAAATGATTTGACCTAACCAAAAACGAAAATAGGTCCGGTTACTAAGAATCTTCAACATTGTTGATCATCCTTCCAAAATATATTTTATCGTTAAAAAAAAATTTAATGGTTAAATTTATTTTAATGGAAATTTTTTAATATGTAAATAATGGAAAATGTCTAGTTTTGTCGGCTCAAAATAAAAAGGCAGAGCATTTAGCTCTGGCCTTTTTCGATTTTTAGTATGGAGTCTCTTAAATATTTCTCCAGTTTCTTCTTTAGTTCGGGGCGCTTAAGAGCGAAATCGATGGACGCCTGAAGGAAGCCGAATTTGTCACCTACATCGTAACGAGACCCTTCGATTAAATAAGAAAAGATTGGCTCTCTAGCTAGTAAAAGATCAATGGCATTGGTTAGCTGAAGTTCACCCTTTTCATCTGGTTTTATTTTTTCGAGCATTTCAAAAATAACAGGACTTAAGATGTAACGTCCCACAATGGCCTGTGTGGAAGGAGCATCGGCTATTGATGGTTTTTCGACAAGGCTTTGAACCTTAAACATATCGTTATACTTGTAAGAGTAATCAACGATTCCATACTTCACAACATCCATACGGGGTACTTCTTTGCAGCCTAATATGGTGGACTGAACCTCATTGTATTTATTAATCATTTGTCTCAAGGCAGGTACTTCACTGTCGATAATATCGTCCCCGAGCAGTACTGCAAAGGGCTCATTTCCAATGAACTTTTTAGCACATAAGATAGCGTGGCCAAGTCCTAAAGGCTCTTTTTGCCTCACATAGTGGATATCAGCTAGATTTGAAATACTCTGAACTACCTTTAACATTTTAATTTTGCCTGATGTTTTTAGTTGGATTTCTAATTCTAGCGATTTATCAAAATGGTCTTCTATCGCTCGTTTGTTTTTCCCCGTTACAATAATAATGTCCTCTATTCCAGAGAGTACGGCTTCTTCCACAATGTATTGTATCGTGGGTTTATCGACAATGGGGAGCATTTCTTTTGGCTGTGCTTTTGTCGCGGGCAAAAATCGTGTCCCTAAGCCTGCAGCAGGTATGACGGCCTTTTTTATCATTCATTCATCCCCTTTTACATGTAAATGACTAGGAATCCTTGTTTACATCCTATGCAGGTTAAAAAAGAATTAGTATTTACGTGAATGGCTGTTCATTATCCTAACTTGTAAGATTGAAGAATAATTTTCATCTTAGAAGCAAAATTTAAAACGGAAGTTCTCTTTGAGAAGAAGGTTTTGAGGTGTAGAAGAGTGGTTAATGAAACGAAAAAGGAGCAGAGATTTATCCTCTTTGCTTTACTAGTTCTAGTGATCTATCTCTCTCCGCTATTTATTTTACAGGAAAATGCCCATATCAGGGTTCATGATAATTTAGATTCAAACCTGGCTTGGTACAAGGTGCTTGCGAGGAGCGGGGAAATGTTTGGAGCAGTCGATGCTACTATTCCTCAGATTATCAATGGACAGCTACAGAGAAATGCTTTTGGGACGGAATACAGCATCATCGTTTGGTTGTATGCACTTTTCCCAACGATGATTGCATATGGGCTCAGTCAGGCATTAACAAGGGTGGTAGCATTTATCGGGATGTATTTATTATTAAAGAAACATTTCCTTCCGGGCAGGAAATGGATGGACCTGCAAATTGGCTGTGCACTTGCGTTTGCATTAACACCATTTTGGCCGTCAGGGATGCTTAGCACTTTAGGGATGCCCTTGGCACTGTGGGCTTTCTTAAACATTCGAGAAGGTACGGGTACCTGGAAGGAATATCTTGTCCTTACGTTATTGCCCTTGTACGCTAGCATTGTATTGGGATTCTTCTTTTTTCTAAGTGCGATGGGGATTTTCTGGCTGATTGATGGATTACGTGGGAAGGGATGGAATCTACGATTTTTGACCGCTATTGCTTATATGACTTCCATATTTATGCTCGTGGAATACCGATTGGTTTTTTCATTTCTTTATACAGCTGAGCCGAATAGTCGTGATGAATATTTTCATGCCCACTTGTCTTTTTGGAGAGCAGTAAGACTTACCTTAAAGAATTACACGCTTGGACACACTCATGTTATGACTGTACACACATTATTTATTCTGCCTGCTACGTTTATCGCTATTTATTTTATTTATAAAAAAAAGCTGTGGAAGCAGGAAAAGTTGTTTGTGTTTTTATTTGCATTAAATATTTTGCTATCTATCTGGTATGCCTTTTGGTTTTATGAAGGCTGGGTTCCATTAACCAAACGATTTCATTTTATGAATACCTTTAATTTTGCACGGTATCATTTTTTAAGACCGCTCGTCATTTATAGTGGGTTTGCTCTTGCCTTAAAAATCATCGCCTTACAGGGGGGAAGCTGGGTCAGAACTGCAAAGTGGTTACTTCTCTTACAAATTCTTTTTTTAGGCTTATTTAATGATGAGATTATTTATCAACAAAAGCCAACGGTCCAAGAGTTTTTTGCCGAGGATCTGTTCAAGGACATTAAAGAGCATATTGGTTTAAGTCAGGAAGAATACCGCGTGGCAAGTATCGGAATCCATCCTGCTATTTCTCAGTATAATGGATTTTACACGATCGATACCTATAATAATTTTTATCCCTTAAGCTATAAACACCAGTTTAGAAAAATAATTGAAAAGGAGTTAGCAAAGAATAAAACCATTCGAACATACTTTGACCAATGGGGCGGTCGCTGTTATCTGTTTACAGCACAGCTTGGAAAAAGATATATGATAAAAAAGGATTCCAAGTGGCATTTGAAACATCTGCAGTTGAATACAGAAGTGTTTAAAGAGATGGGCGGCAGGTACATTCTTTCAGCTTTACCGATTGACAATGCCGAGGAAAATCACCTTTCATTGGATAGAGTATTTGTTTCAAAGACATCTGCATGGAAAATTTACTTATACAAGACTTTGTAGACACCGGGGGGTTTGAACAGATGATGGAACCAGTCCTTACTATTGTTGTACCATGCTATAACGAGGAAGAGGTCTTACCTGACACCATTGATCAACTTCAGCGGCTGTTAAAAGATCTGATAAACGAAGCACTTGTTTCAAAACATAGTAAAATTTTATTCGTTGATGATGGAAGTAAGGATCGCACATGGGAGTTAATTTATAAAGAAGGGCTCCGGAGCGATTATGTCCGAGGATTAAAATTATCAAGGAATGTTGGGCATCAAAATGCACTCCTTGCTGGGTTATTTGCCGCAAATGAGCTTTCTGATTGTGTCGTTTCCATTGACGCTGACTTACAGGATGATATTCAAGTCATCGCTGAATTTATTAATAGGTTTCAAAAAGGCACTGATATTGTTTATGGTGTACGTAAAGGAAGGGATTCAGATACATTCTTTAAAAGGAGTACCGCACAAGGATTCTATAAGCTAATGAAAAAGATGGGGGTAGACCTCGTTTATAATCATGCTGATTTTCGTTTAATGAGCAAACGGGCTATAGAAGAGCTAGAGCGCTTTAAGGAAGTGAATATGTTTTTGCGGGGAATCGTGCCACTGCTTGGGTTTAAATCAGATGTCGTTTATTATAATCGGTTAGAAAGGCAGGCCGGTGAAACAAAATACCCGTTAAAAAAAATGCTAGGCTTTGCCTTTGATGGAATCACTTCCTTTTCGGTATCACCCATCAGGTTTGTGTTGTTGATTGGATTTATTTCCTTTTTCATGAGTCTCTTATTTGGAGGCTACTTTTTAACTCTGAAATTTTTTGGTCATACAACCATGGGATGGACCTCGTTAATTACATCTATTTGGTTAATTGGTGGATTGCAATTAATCGCAATCGGACTGATTGGTGAATATGTCGGGAAAATTTATAAAGAAGCCAAACAGCGACCAAAATATATCGTCGATATCGATTCCTTTAATCTCCCCAAACCAAGGCACCATTTAGTGAATCAAACCAAAGAAGATGAGGTATTTAATCTTGATTTCAGAAAAGTATCTGATACCAACTAATCATTCACTTGTCCGTTTTTTGCTTGTGGGGGTGGTGAATACAGGTATAGGTTTGGCTAGTATGTTTTTGTTGCTGAATGTTGTCGGAACCAGCTATTGGGTCTCCACATTTACTGGAAATGCAATCGGTGCATGTGTCAGCTTCATATTAAATAGGGCCTTTACGTTTAAAAGTACGGTTTCCTATCATAAAGGGCTGCCACGATTTATCATTGTTATATTACTTTGTTATTTTAGCTCCTATTTTCTTAGCGGGAAAATGGGTGAATGGATCAGCCAATATTTTATCATCAGTCCCGAAATGGTGAAAAATGTTTCTGTTCTTTTAGGCAGTGTGTTTTATACCATTAGCAATTATTTAGGGCAAAAATACTTTGTCTTTATAAATAAAACCTGCTAAAAAGAGCTTTCCATAAAGGAAGGCTCTTTTTTTATTTTTTTGTCGTACAACCCTCCCTTATTGAATAAAAATGGGTAGACAGGCTTTTTATGTTCAAATAAGGAGAGATAAAAATGAATGTATTCTTAAGCTATATCTTACTGGGGTTGTCGCTTGCTGCTCCTATTGGACCGATTAATGCGGCACAAATTGACAGGGGAATAAGAAATGGCTTTATGCACTCTTGGCTTATTGGAGTGGGGGCCGTTGTCGCAGATGGAGTGTATATGCTTGTTGTTTACATAGGCGTGGTTCAATTTCTAGAGACAGCCTTTATGCAAACTTTTCTTTGGTGTTTTGGCTGTTTTGTTCTCATGTATACCGGCATTGAAACATTCATGAGTGCGGGGAAAATTAACCTTGAGCATACGAGGAGCAATGAACCTCTTTTAAAGTCATTTGTTTCTGGTTTCTTGATGTCCATATCGAATCCACTAACGATTTTGTTTTGGCTGGGTATATACGGTTCTGTCCTTGCAAAGACAGCTGCAACCTATGAACGGAGCGAGTTAATTCTATATAGCAGTGCTATTTTTATTGGTCTGCTACTTTGGGATATAACGATGGCAGGGGTGGCCAGCAGTTTTCGAAAGTTCTTGACCTCCAAATTATTAGTTAGTATTTCCCTTCTTTCTGGGGTTTCCTTAATCGGTTTTGGGATTTACTTCGGCATGCAGGCCTTTCAGGTATTATTTGGATAATAGAAGAGGCTGACTCCTTATGAGTCAGCCTCTTCTATGCTGTTGGCCATGGCTTAAGCACTTTCTTTTTACTCTTCTTTTTTTCTTTATTCCATCTAAATTGCATAATAAAAGTGATGACACCTATGACGCATAAAAAGGCTAAGCTGATAAAAAATCCTGGTCTGCTAGTATCGTGGAACAAAGTACCGGAGACAGCAATTAAAATAAAAAGCGCGCCAATAGAATAGAATATTTTATCCTTTACCTTCAGTTCTAAGATTTTTCTAGAGGAAGCTAAAATGAAAATCCAATTATATAGAAGCATTAAGCTGGCTGCTGTTGTGATATACTCGTAAATTTTATCTGGCATCACCAATGCTGCCACAATTGAGGCAGTAATTCCTATCATGGTAATCAGTAAAGTAAAAAGTGGAACCTTTAATTTCCCTTTTTTAGAAAAACAGGCTGGCGCATCTCCTTCTTCTCCTAAGGTCATGAGAACACTGGTAACCCCATAAAGTGAAGCAGTCATTGTTGAAAAACCAGCAATAATTAACGCAGCATTAAAGAAATGAGGCACAAACGAAAGGTGATAGGTATCTAGGGCAACAACAAATGGACTTTCTTTCGAATTAAATTCCTTCCATGGAACCATAAGCACAGCCAGACCAATCGACAGGACATAAATAAAGGTGAGCACAAATAGCATCACTTTTCCGGCTTTCGGTGCCTCATCAGGATTTTTTAAATTGGTGGCCATTAATCCTAAAATTTCAATGCCTCCGAATGCGTAAAAGGCAAAAATGACGGCAGACCATAAACCTTTTAGCCCATGAGGAAGTATATCCGTCTGGCTGTCAGGATAAGAAATTGGCCGGTCCCCGTCGATTACACCAAAAATAGCTAAAGCTGCAATAATGACAAACATTAAGATGGCAGAAATTTTTAAAATGGCAAGAATGTTTTCCATTTTATTTAAAAGGCCAATTCCAATAAGAATGACGGTTATTCCTAAAACTCCGTAAATCGTGGCAAAAATCCATAAAGGAATTTTAGGAAACCAAAAGCGGGAAAAAATCGATAAGGCCGTCATTTGGCTTCCCATAATGAGTACTTCTGAGCTCCAATACACCCAGCCGCTGCTAAAGCCTGCCCATCGACCGTAGGCTTTTTTTGCATAGGATCTAAAACCGCCTTTAAGCGGCTCCTTAGATGTCATTTTAGACAGTGCATCAAAGACAAAGTAGGTTCCGATAGCAGCAATGACAAATGCAAGTAAGATGGATGGTCCTGTCATCTTTATAGCTAAGCTTGAACCAAGGAAAAAACCAGTACCAATTGTGCAGCCAACTCCAAAGAGAGAAAGCTGCCACCATTTCATATTGCTTTGTTCCCCTTTCGTCGATTTAGCTTTACTCATTGAATGTCACGGCCAGTTGCTCCTGGCGATTTATCGGTATTATCTTGGTTATTATACTCAGGGTCATTTAAACCAGGCTTTTGTTCTCTGTCAGAACCTAGATATTCCCCTTCGTGTTTTTGTTGAACACTTCTAAATTTACGAAAGTTTTCATTTACCATAAAAAATCTCCTCTTTCTCATCATTTATATCCTTTAAGATGCGCGTGAAGACAAATCTTATTCGAATTCCTTGGAAGCATTACAGATTGAATTTTGCTGGAATTAAATTTTTGTTACATAATCGAACGCGAAACAAATGAAAATATAAAGTATAAATGTTTCTTGAAATAAGATTCACTTGCGCTTTTCATGAAAGGAGTTTATCTCATGTTATCTACACAGCAGTTAGCTGAGTTGCGTTTACAATTATTGCAGGAAAAGAATGATGTGGAAGAGCATTTAGAACAAAATGATCATCTTGGGTTGGAAAGAGGGGCTTTTCATGAGTCCATGGGTGAATTGTCCAGTTATGATAATCACCCTGCTGATGAAGGAACCGAGCTATATGAACGTGAAAAGGATCTTGCATTAAATGAACATTATGAGCTGCAGCTAAGGAATATTAATCACGCTCTTGAAGCCATGGAAAAAGGAACCTATGGAAAATGTGAAGTATGTGGGAGTGAGATACCGATTGAGCGATTAGAGGCTTTGCCAAACACTACTTATTGTATTGAGCATAGTCCGGATCAAATCGTTTCACACAATCGTCCCGTTGAAGAAGGAGTATTAATGCCAGATTTCGGGAAGTTTGATATGGATGAAAAGGATGAAAATGTCGCTTTTGACGCAGAAGACTCCTGGCAGACAGTTGCCCAGTGGGGAACATCCGATACACCGTCAGACCTGGCCTTTCCAAAGGATGATTACCAGGATATTTACGAAGAAGCAAATGAAAATGTGGGATATGTAGAAGACTTCGAAAACTTCGTTGGTACTGATATGTATGGAAAGAATATAACGGTCTATCCTAATCCACAGCATGAGCAATACGAAAATGCACTGGATGAAGAAGGAATCATGACCAGTTTCGGCGACTTACCAGCCTATGAACATGATCCGTATGTGGATGAAGACAAATAAAAAGAAGTTCAAAAAAAGAAAACAGCTTTCGATTGAGAGCTGTTTTCTCTGATTTTTATTCTTCAGCGTTATCGGTGTCCTGGCCATTTGCGTCATCACTAACGGTACCAATTTCGCCTTCCATATAGGTATCGCTCACTTGTTCATGTGTGGTTGCAAGTCCAGATGAAAGGGCATCTTCTTTTTGATAATCGCTTGTATCAAAAACTCGACCTGCGATGTCTGCACTTTTGTTATTCGTACTCTTTTTTTCCAATTGAATCACTCCTTCATTAATTTGGGTACATCGGTATTTTTTCCCTTTTTACTCGTGTATTACACATTAAATAAATAAATCTCTAAGGAGTAGTGTAAAAAAATGAACAAAAAAAACGAATTTCCAACCCAAAAAGAATTAGACGAAGCATTTCATTTCTTACATGACCAAATCAATAGAATTTCAGTAGTTGAGGAAGTTGAAATGATTAAGGAAGACAAAGATAATCTAAAAGGATAAGGCTAAAAAGGTGGTTTAGTATGGAAATGAGAGAAACTTTGGCTAAAAAAATAGCCTGGATCAGTGTCATCAGCAATATTATCTTAACGGTAGGAAAAATTGCCATCGGGTGGTATGGAAATAGTGATGCCGTCTTTGCTGATGGGATTCATTCCGCTGCCGATGTCTTTGCTTCCATAATTGTCCTGTTGGTGATTAAAATAGCGAATAAACCTGCAGACCTTGAACACCCATACGGACATGGGAAAGCGGAGGTTATTGTTTCGGGAATTATAGGAATCTTACTCTTCTTTGTCGCTATATATGTCGTTTACGAGGGAATCAGCGGCTTTTTTCATGAAGTGGAGTCACCGAGTTTACTGGCCATGTGGGTTGCTTTATTTTCTTATATTACCAAGATTATTTTATACAGGAGTTCACTTAAGGTTGCTCAGCAGCATAATAGTAAGGCCATTGAAGCCATTGCGTTTGACCATAAAGCAGATATTGTGGCATCCATCGCTGCGGCTATCGGGGTCCTACTTTCCGTTATTGGGGAACGAATGGATATTCACTTCTTACTTTATGGAGATAAGGCAGCCAGCATATTTGTGGCCTATTTAATTTTTAAGATTGCTAAGGAAATGTTAATGGAAGCATTTGATATCTTATTAGAACGAAATATCAATTCAGAAACACTACAGGAATACATTGAAGTGATTAATCATTTTGATGAAGTTAGAAGGATTGACCGCATAAGGGCGAGAGAGCATGGACATTATGTATTGGTTGATTTACGTATCTCCATTGATCATTTCAAAACAATTAAGCAAGGTCACGATCTAGCCAAAACCATTAAACAAAAGCTTATGGATCAATTTGATAATATTCATGAAGTGTTGATTCATTTAAATCCGTATTTTCCAGAAGATAAATAAAAAACTCCTTTGTACTTTTGAGCGTTAGGGTTTATGATAGGAAAGGATATAAAAAAGTTAGAGGGAGTTGATATTGTTGAGTTATTCCGTTGACCCGGACCCAAGTAGGCGAGGGGAAGTCAATGTCTTTGAATGGATTGAATTGAATAATAGCAAGAATATCAACTCTGGAAAAGGTTGTTGGCTTCCTCAAAACAAGTAGGCGAGGAGGTTTTTGCATGTTAGAAATTTTTAAAAGTACGGAAACAAAAGTCTTGGAAAAAGTTGATGTGATTTCAAAAGGCTGCTGGGTTAATATGTATGCTCCGACAGCAGAAGAAATCAATCGAGTGTCTAGTGATGCCCAAGTAGACGTTGATATCCTAAAAGACGCCTTGGATGATGAAGAACGTCCGAGGATTGAACGTGATGACGGCAGAGTATATATCATCGTTGACTTTCCGTATATCGTTAAGGATGAAACAGGTTATGAAGGGTATGAGACC from Bacillus sp. SLBN-46 encodes:
- a CDS encoding YozQ family protein codes for the protein MIQLEKKSTNNKSADIAGRVFDTSDYQKEDALSSGLATTHEQVSDTYMEGEIGTVSDDANGQDTDNAEE
- a CDS encoding winged helix-turn-helix domain-containing protein — protein: MKKIDDIEIAKMMLDVRKRSILDIASKPVTVSQIAEELNEKQSRLYYHVKKLEEAGLLELVETRQQGNLIEKYYQRTKVAGKRFELDEALLREHHDSVMEEIMKLLEPGLKLLQSELKKGTTDFDKQVNLMISLPTLTGREWETSHGRMMRSIREETEQQGSFDDSSLPKLSEEDRNKKSKYAYIMLSYRVEDAQ
- a CDS encoding LysE family transporter, with protein sequence MNVFLSYILLGLSLAAPIGPINAAQIDRGIRNGFMHSWLIGVGAVVADGVYMLVVYIGVVQFLETAFMQTFLWCFGCFVLMYTGIETFMSAGKINLEHTRSNEPLLKSFVSGFLMSISNPLTILFWLGIYGSVLAKTAATYERSELILYSSAIFIGLLLWDITMAGVASSFRKFLTSKLLVSISLLSGVSLIGFGIYFGMQAFQVLFG
- a CDS encoding glycosyltransferase family 2 protein — its product is MMEPVLTIVVPCYNEEEVLPDTIDQLQRLLKDLINEALVSKHSKILFVDDGSKDRTWELIYKEGLRSDYVRGLKLSRNVGHQNALLAGLFAANELSDCVVSIDADLQDDIQVIAEFINRFQKGTDIVYGVRKGRDSDTFFKRSTAQGFYKLMKKMGVDLVYNHADFRLMSKRAIEELERFKEVNMFLRGIVPLLGFKSDVVYYNRLERQAGETKYPLKKMLGFAFDGITSFSVSPIRFVLLIGFISFFMSLLFGGYFLTLKFFGHTTMGWTSLITSIWLIGGLQLIAIGLIGEYVGKIYKEAKQRPKYIVDIDSFNLPKPRHHLVNQTKEDEVFNLDFRKVSDTN
- a CDS encoding DUF6044 family protein, whose amino-acid sequence is MVNETKKEQRFILFALLVLVIYLSPLFILQENAHIRVHDNLDSNLAWYKVLARSGEMFGAVDATIPQIINGQLQRNAFGTEYSIIVWLYALFPTMIAYGLSQALTRVVAFIGMYLLLKKHFLPGRKWMDLQIGCALAFALTPFWPSGMLSTLGMPLALWAFLNIREGTGTWKEYLVLTLLPLYASIVLGFFFFLSAMGIFWLIDGLRGKGWNLRFLTAIAYMTSIFMLVEYRLVFSFLYTAEPNSRDEYFHAHLSFWRAVRLTLKNYTLGHTHVMTVHTLFILPATFIAIYFIYKKKLWKQEKLFVFLFALNILLSIWYAFWFYEGWVPLTKRFHFMNTFNFARYHFLRPLVIYSGFALALKIIALQGGSWVRTAKWLLLLQILFLGLFNDEIIYQQKPTVQEFFAEDLFKDIKEHIGLSQEEYRVASIGIHPAISQYNGFYTIDTYNNFYPLSYKHQFRKIIEKELAKNKTIRTYFDQWGGRCYLFTAQLGKRYMIKKDSKWHLKHLQLNTEVFKEMGGRYILSALPIDNAEENHLSLDRVFVSKTSAWKIYLYKTL
- a CDS encoding GtrA family protein produces the protein MISEKYLIPTNHSLVRFLLVGVVNTGIGLASMFLLLNVVGTSYWVSTFTGNAIGACVSFILNRAFTFKSTVSYHKGLPRFIIVILLCYFSSYFLSGKMGEWISQYFIISPEMVKNVSVLLGSVFYTISNYLGQKYFVFINKTC
- a CDS encoding cation diffusion facilitator family transporter is translated as MEMRETLAKKIAWISVISNIILTVGKIAIGWYGNSDAVFADGIHSAADVFASIIVLLVIKIANKPADLEHPYGHGKAEVIVSGIIGILLFFVAIYVVYEGISGFFHEVESPSLLAMWVALFSYITKIILYRSSLKVAQQHNSKAIEAIAFDHKADIVASIAAAIGVLLSVIGERMDIHFLLYGDKAASIFVAYLIFKIAKEMLMEAFDILLERNINSETLQEYIEVINHFDEVRRIDRIRAREHGHYVLVDLRISIDHFKTIKQGHDLAKTIKQKLMDQFDNIHEVLIHLNPYFPEDK
- a CDS encoding MFS transporter, which gives rise to MLKILSNRTYFRFWLGQIISQLGDGFTRIAIVYLVATLTKDPFAIGLVIFAQLLPTAFFGIFLGPLADKYNRRWLMVGADVYRMVIVLLMIPFHHSALALILLIALQGIGSALFDPARSSSIPDLVGEENIQQAISLSQSTRAAMDIIGPSVGALLMMTNNYNFIFAIDAVTFGLSAIFILTLRNLGRMTYSKDAVKESYFMSIRSGVKEVIGMPALRFLLILLIPITLVCGILNTNLIAVLTNQFHVSAFHFGFIEAATAVGVIFGAGFAAPFALKRISPSTIFLAGTAVIGLWMVVIIPVDSFRLQFGLLPVYIWSIMVGVLNAFLNVPLSSLFLKVTPAAFRGRGSSLLGITASTSSIVGILVGGWLSREIGVLYGTAFSGALLVVVAILMPLLKGYRSLSEHSDADAVRKAKQPAAVN
- a CDS encoding yteA family sporulation protein encodes the protein MLSTQQLAELRLQLLQEKNDVEEHLEQNDHLGLERGAFHESMGELSSYDNHPADEGTELYEREKDLALNEHYELQLRNINHALEAMEKGTYGKCEVCGSEIPIERLEALPNTTYCIEHSPDQIVSHNRPVEEGVLMPDFGKFDMDEKDENVAFDAEDSWQTVAQWGTSDTPSDLAFPKDDYQDIYEEANENVGYVEDFENFVGTDMYGKNITVYPNPQHEQYENALDEEGIMTSFGDLPAYEHDPYVDEDK
- the galU gene encoding UTP--glucose-1-phosphate uridylyltransferase GalU: MIKKAVIPAAGLGTRFLPATKAQPKEMLPIVDKPTIQYIVEEAVLSGIEDIIIVTGKNKRAIEDHFDKSLELEIQLKTSGKIKMLKVVQSISNLADIHYVRQKEPLGLGHAILCAKKFIGNEPFAVLLGDDIIDSEVPALRQMINKYNEVQSTILGCKEVPRMDVVKYGIVDYSYKYNDMFKVQSLVEKPSIADAPSTQAIVGRYILSPVIFEMLEKIKPDEKGELQLTNAIDLLLAREPIFSYLIEGSRYDVGDKFGFLQASIDFALKRPELKKKLEKYLRDSILKIEKGQS
- a CDS encoding amino acid permease; translation: MSKAKSTKGEQSNMKWWQLSLFGVGCTIGTGFFLGSSLAIKMTGPSILLAFVIAAIGTYFVFDALSKMTSKEPLKGGFRSYAKKAYGRWAGFSSGWVYWSSEVLIMGSQMTALSIFSRFWFPKIPLWIFATIYGVLGITVILIGIGLLNKMENILAILKISAILMFVIIAALAIFGVIDGDRPISYPDSQTDILPHGLKGLWSAVIFAFYAFGGIEILGLMATNLKNPDEAPKAGKVMLFVLTFIYVLSIGLAVLMVPWKEFNSKESPFVVALDTYHLSFVPHFFNAALIIAGFSTMTASLYGVTSVLMTLGEEGDAPACFSKKGKLKVPLFTLLITMIGITASIVAALVMPDKIYEYITTAASLMLLYNWIFILASSRKILELKVKDKIFYSIGALFILIAVSGTLFHDTSRPGFFISLAFLCVIGVITFIMQFRWNKEKKKSKKKVLKPWPTA